One Ricinus communis isolate WT05 ecotype wild-type chromosome 7, ASM1957865v1, whole genome shotgun sequence genomic region harbors:
- the LOC8285024 gene encoding probable serine/threonine-protein kinase At1g54610 — protein sequence MGCISSKDIKQKKSPKERLSRKGSLDRRVAHVNSSRREEGVRSKSKSDIGDVRVMLIDKKKNGSIRLYDDQIEKKQMESQVEIKKVENCEVAGDSHPQIEKNKKKENFDVTVRSHPDWGRVPKSMAAEQVAAGWPSWLASAAGEAIKGWVPRRANTFEKLDRIGQGTYSNVYKARDVTHDKVVAIKKVRFDINDPDSVKFMAREINILRRLDHPNIIKLEGLITSPTSSSLYLVFEYMEHDLTGLISLPGIKFKEPQIKCYMQQLLSGLDHCHSRGVLHRDIKGSNLLVDDNGILKIADFGLATFFDPHSSGQLTSRVVTLWYRAPELLLGASRYGVSVDLWSSGCILGELYTGKPILPGRTEVEQLHKIFKLCGSPSEDYWKKLKLRHQSVFKPQQPYRRCIAETFNNLPAPAVGLMETLLSLDPANRGTAAFALKDKFFRSKPFASDPSNLPKYPPSKEIDAKMRDEEARRQEAVGVGRNRTQQSLAVPASNANSKLAAMVQERRHSNANSRGEMFNSHREQTVSGFLVDPSKQTQATKEGRREFQEHQLRKVSHSGPLVHGAGWTKSGKDLDNPHLLPARPNLSTISGLVATRTSLPDDRQGEPSTSQPEVVKQVGVFQGSSNGLEPTTKQGQSHQVRKPAESHEAGGGKSTTREASLYGRGPRGGSKIYVSGPLLVPSNNVEQMLKEHDRKIQEYARKRLDKTKQGKLNQNAQGKQARENLAHVSKHSGR from the exons ATGGGTTGCATTTCTTCGAAGGATATTAAGCAAAAGAAGAGCCCAAAAGAGAGGTTATCACGTAAAGGGTCATTAGATAGGCGTGTTGCTCATGTTAATTCATCCAGAAGAGAGGAAGGGGTTCGGTCAAAGTCTAAATCTGATATTGGAGATGTTAGGGTGATGCTaattgataagaaaaaaaatggttcCATTAGGCTATATGATGATCAGATTGAGAAAAAGCAAATGGAGAGTCAGGTTGAGATTAAGAAGGTAGAGAACTGTGAAGTTGCTGGTGATAGTCATCCTCAGATcgagaagaataaaaaaaaagagaattttgaTGTTACAGTTCGTAGTCATCCTGATTGGGGAAGGGTGCCAAAGAGTATGGCAGCAGAGCAGGTTGCGGCAGGATGGCCATCTTGGCTTGCTTCAGCAGCAGGAGAAGCTATCAAGGGATGGGTGCCACGACGTGCTAATACGTTTGAGAAGTTGGACAGA ATTGGGCAAGGAACTTACAGTAATGTTTACAAAGCTCGCGATGTCACTCATGATAAAGTTGTTGCAATTAAAAAGGTTCGGTTTGATATTAACGATCCAGATAGTGTCAAATTTATGGCTCGcgaaattaatattttgcgCAGGCTGGATCATCCCAATATAATTAAGTTGGAAGGCTTGATAACATCACCAACATCTTCTAGTTTGTATCTTGTTTTTGAGTATATGGAACATGATCTTACTGGACTTATATCACTTCCCGGCATCAAGTTCAAGGAACCACAG ATCAAATGCTACATGCAGCAACTTTTAAGTGGACTTGATCATTGCCATAGTCGAGGTGTTCTGCATCGTGACATAAAGGGTTCTAATCTTCTTGTCGATGACAATGGCATCTTGAAAATTGCAGATTTTGGATTAGCAACTTTCTTTGATCCTCATAGTAGTGGCCAATTGACTAGCCGTGTAGTGACCCTTTGGTATAGAGCTCCAGAACTTTTACTTGGAGCCTCTCGCTATGGAGTTTCTGTAGATCTATGGAGCAGTGGCTGCATACTTGGGGAACTGTACACTGGCAAACCTATTTTGCCTGGAAGAACTGAG GTTGAACAATTGCATAAGATTTTTAAGCTTTGTGGCTCGCCCTCTGAGGATTATTGGAAAAAATTGAAGCTGCGTCATCAGTCTGTATTTAAGCCTCAACAACCATATAGACGATGCATTGCAGAAACGTTTAACAATTTGCCTGCTCCTGCTGTTGGACTTATGGAGACCTTGCTCTCCCTGGATCCAGCCAATCGTGGAACTGCAGCTTTTGCTCTCAAGGATAAG TTTTTCAGATCCAAGCCATTTGCTTCTGATCCTTCAAATTTGCCCAAATATCCTCCCAGCAAAGAGATTGATGCTAAAATGCGGGATGAAGAAGCTAGAAG ACAAGAAGCAGTTGGAGTTGGGAGGAATAGGACGCAGCAGTCTCTGGCTGTTCCAGCATCTAATGCCAATTCCAAGTTAGCAGCAATGGTGCAG GAAAGGCGTCATTCTAATGCAAATAGTAGAGGTGAGATGTTCAACTCTCACAGGGAGCAAACTGTTTCTGGTTTTCTGGTTGATCCTTCTAAACAAACTCAAGCTACTAAAGAAGGGAGAAGAGAGTTCCAAGAACATCAACTTAGGAAGGTCTCACATTCAGGGCCACTGGTCCATGGAGCTGGATGGACGAAGTCTGGGAAGGATCTTGATAATCCTCACTTGCTACCTGCTAGACCCAACCTCTCAACAATATCTGGTTTGGTAGCAACAAGAACTTCATTGCCTGATGATCGCCAGGGAGAACCTAGCACTTCACAACCAGAAGTAGTAAAACAAGTAGGTGTATTCCAGGGATCATCAAATGGACTCGAGCCCACAACGAAGCAGGGTCAAAGTCATCAAGTGCGTAAGCCTGCAGAATCTCATGAGGCAGGTGGTGGAAAATCAACTACAAGAGAAGCGAGTTTG TATGGTCGCGGACCGAGGGGGGGAAGCAAGATTTATGTCTCTGGTCCGTTACTTGTTCCATCGAACAATGTGGAACAAATGCTCAAAGAGCATGACCGCAAGATTCAAGAATATGCTCGGAAACGCCTTGACAAAACGAAACAAGGGAAACTGAATCAGAATGCTCAAGGGAAACAAGCAAGAGAGAATTTGGCACATGTCTCAAAGCATTCGGGTCGATAA
- the LOC8262053 gene encoding probable L-type lectin-domain containing receptor kinase VII.2 yields MSIQFFLLFFFIIILSFSKPVSLFEFIFNTNFSSTNLLTYGNATIESSILTLTSDTKFSIGRAFYPLRIIAREPNSSTPLTFSTSFIFSIAPYKNLLPGHGFAFVFFPSTGIEGASSAQHLGLFNFTNNGNSDNHVLAVEFDTFRNQEFNDLNDNHVGIDVNSLTSMAQKEAGFWAGKDNEKFKELKLNNGVNYQVWIDYVDSRINVTMAKAGEERPKRPLISEFVNLTEVLLDEMYIGFCGATGRLVQSHRILSWSFSNTSFSIGNALVTRNLPSFGLPKKSVFKSEGFIIGISVAGVVVIGFGIVMYEVLARRRRRQWKEKQEMEDWELEYWPHRIDYQQISAATKGFAEENVIGFGGNGKVYKGTLECGAEVAVKRISHQSEKGTREFLAEVSSLGRLKHRNLVGMRGWCKQHKESLMLLYDYMENGSLDKRLFNFNLNSTLSWEERIKILKDVANGILYLHEGWEAKVLHRDIKASNVLLDKDMNARLGDFGLARVHHHGQLASTTQVVGTVGYMAPEVIRTGRASTQTDVFSFGVLLLEVVCGRRPSEVGKPGLVEFVWRLMEKGELINAIDERLKAMGGYNNEEVERVLQLGLLCAYPDASARPAMRQVVKVLEGSSDGSECIGEEMEVHLLDGIRRTRMWSSSSQQHHHAYPTMDGIFSSLSLLSSSDIISEGR; encoded by the coding sequence ATGTCTATACAatttttccttctcttcttcttcataaTTATACTTTCTTTCTCCAAGCCAGTATCACTCTTTGAGTTTATCTTCAACACCAACTTCAGCTCCACCAATCTTCTCACTTATGGCAATGCTACAATTGAATCCTCAATCCTTACTCTCACTAGTGACACCAAATTCTCCATTGGAAGAGCCTTCTACCCTTTAAGAATAATCGCCAGAGAACCAAACTCCTCTACACCACTCACTTTCTCAACCTCTTTTATCTTCTCTATTGCTCCTTATAAGAATCTTCTCCCTGGCCATGGATTTGCCTTTGTGTTTTTTCCTTCTACTGGCATAGAAGGTGCTAGCTCAGCTCAGCATCTTGGACTTTTCAACTTCACAAATAACGGTAATTCTGATAATCATGTTCTTGCAGTTGAATTTGACACCTTCAGGAACCAAGAATTCAACGATCTCAATGATAACCATGTGGGTATTGATGTTAACTCACTTACATCTATGGCACAAAAGGAAGCTGGTTTTTGGGCAGGAAAAGATAATGAGAAGTTTAAGGAGTTGAAGCTTAATAATGGGGTTAACTATCAAGTTTGGATTGATTATGTAGATTCAAGAATTAATGTAACTATGGCCAAGGCAGGGGAAGAAAGGCCCAAGAGACCATTGATAAGTGAGTTTGTTAATCTTACTGAGGTTTTGTTGGATGAAATGTATATTGGATTTTGTGGAGCTACTGGGAGATTGGTTCAAAGCCACAGGATTTTGTCTTGGAGCTTTAGTAATACAAGTTTTTCTATTGGCAATGCTTTAGTTACTAGGAATTTGCCTTCTTTTGGGCTTCCAAAGAAATCAGTGTTTAAATCAGAAGGATTCATAATTGGGATCAGTGTTGCTGGTGTGGTGGTTATTGGGTTTGGGATTGTGATGTATGAGGTTTTGGcaaggagaaggagaagacAGTGGAAGGAGAAACAAGAAATGGAAGATTGGGAATTGGAGTATTGGCCTCATCGCATTGATTATCAACAAATATCTGCAGCAACAAAGGGTTTTGCAGAAGAAAATGTGATTGGATTTGGAGGAAATGGAAAGGTATATAAGGGTACATTGGAATGTGGAGCAGAAGTTGCTGTTAAGAGAATTTCTCATCAAAGTGAAAAGGGAACAAGAGAATTTTTGGCTGAAGTTTCAAGCCTAGGTAGACTAAAGCATAGGAACTTAGTGGGAATGAGAGGTTGGTGTAAACAACACAAAGAAAGCTTGATGTTATTGTATGATTATATGGAGAATGGGAGCTTagacaagaggcttttcaactttaatttgaattccACTTTGAGTTGGGAAGAGAGGATCAAGATTTTGAAAGATGTGGCTAATGGGATCTTATACTTGCACGAAGGTTGGGAAGCTAAAGTCCTGCATAGAGACATCAAGGCGAGCAATGTTTTACTGGACAAGGATATGAATGCAAGGTTAGGTGATTTTGGTTTAGCCAGGGTGCACCATCATGGACAATTAGCCAGCACAACACAAGTGGTTGGAACAGTAGGGTACATGGCACCAGAAGTGATTCGAACCGGACGAGCCTCAACACAGACTGATGTGTTTAGTTTCGGAGTCTTGCTACTAGAAGTGGTATGTGGTAGAAGGCCTAGTGAGGTAGGTAAACCAGGATTGGTTGAGTTCGTTTGGAGGCTAATGGAGAAAGGGGAACTGATTAATGCCATTGATGAAAGGTTAAAGGCAATGGGTGGATATAATAATGAGGAAGTGGAGAGGGTGCTTCAGTTGGGATTATTGTGTGCATATCCTGATGCTAGTGCTAGGCCAGCAATGAGACAAGTAGTGAAGGTGTTAGAAGGGTCAAGTGATGGCAGTGAATGCATAGGGGAAGAAATGGAAGTTCATTTGCTTGATGGGATCAGAAGAACTAGAATGTGGTCTAGTAGTAGTCAACAACATCACCATGCCTACCCAACTATGGATggaatattttcttctttgtcacTTTTATCTAGTTCAGATATCATCTCAGAGGgaagatga
- the LOC8262052 gene encoding uncharacterized protein LOC8262052 — protein sequence MIAVMAGKQLSRWDSDQFFGFSDQAGSFADIVFGFLEEQEESPKSSCDSNDYLEDDEDDSSSSVEENRKFWETQEELLQATLYRTSSLEMKIRQATKDAVREIKQLGLRCPCHEPATGQCRNFLQREISLRLQAEGYNCAICKSKWKSSHDIPSGEHTFLEVVEKLNSKKGEVRVVIELNFRGEFEMARASQEYNQLINRLPEMFVGKAERLKALLKVLCSAAKKCMKEKKMHLGPWRKHKYMQSKWLGTCERTTSAMDPLPVGFSDRPTKPRASMLTYDMLQNLPVLHCTAVKVL from the exons ATGATCGCAGTCATGGCCGGAAAACAGTTGAGTCGCTGGGATTCTGATCAATTTTTCGGATTTTCCGACCAAGCAGGAAGTTTTGCCGACATTGTTTTCGGATTCCTGGAAGAACAAGAAGAGTCCCCTAAGAGTTCCTGCGACTCAAATGATTATCTTGAGGATGATGAAGATGATAGCTCTTCTAGCGTTGAAGAGAACAGAAAATTCTGGGAAACTCAAGAGGAACTTCTTCAG GCAACATTATATAGGACTAGTTCCCTGGAAATGAAAATTCGTCAAGCAACAAAAGATGCAGTGAGAGAGATTAAGCAGTTAGGCTTGCGCTGTCCGTGTCATGAACCGGCCACCGGACAATGCCGGAATTTTTTGCAGAGAGAGATATCATTACGGCTGCAAGCTGAAGGTTATAATTGTGCCATTTGCAAGTCAAAATGGAAGAGCTCACATGACATTCCATCAG GAGAACATACTTTTCTTGAAGTGGTGGAGAAATTAAATTCCAAGAAAGGGGAAGTAAGAGTAGTAATTGAACTAAACTTTCGAGGTGAATTCGAGATGGCAAGAGCAAGCCAAGAATATAATCAACTAATTAATCGATTACCCGAAATGTTTGTTGGGAAAGCAGAGAGGCTAAAGGCCTTGCTAAAAGTATTATGCTCAGCTGCAAAAAAATgcatgaaagaaaagaagatgcACTTGGGTCCATGGAGGAAACATAAGTATATGCAATCTAAGTGGCTGGGCACATGTGAGAGGACGACATCAGCAATGGATCCATTGCCGGTCGGATTTTCGGACCGGCCGACAAAGCCTAGAGCCTCCATGTTAACTTATGATATGCTACAGAATTTGCCTGTCTTACACTGTACTGCAGTTAAAGTTTTgtga
- the LOC8262051 gene encoding transcription factor bHLH162 codes for MLHVVCINENRKKPEPSSHLGYIFFFFFYFLMGDLDINLQRTLMKMNHPSSRMAMAPSGSTSSTKTERKVIEKNRRNQMKTLFSNLNSLFPRRNAKEAPPLPDQIDEAINHIKSLEEKLKKLKVKKESLSARKRPFSECSDSYESASASRAPQLQIKEMGSALEIVLISGLDNQFMFYEIIRILHQEGVDIASASYSVAGNSIVYIVHAEIRESNFSFGAAKVTDRLNRFVNELSSEIEVEPELWDFNDLQPDTWAF; via the exons ATGCTGCATGTGGTGTGTATAAatgaaaacagaaagaaaCCTGAACCATCTTCACAtttggggtatatcttttttttttttttttattttctcatgggAGATTTAGATATTAACTTGCAAAGAACGTTAATGAAGATGAATCATCCTTCTTCAAGAATGGCCATGGCTCCTTCTGGTTCTACTTCTTcaacaaaaacagaaagaaaagtCATTGAGAAAAACAGAAGAAATCAAATGAAGACCCTCTTCTCCAATCTCAATTCTCTCTTTCCTAGACGAAATGCAAAG GAAGCACCGCCACTACCTGATCAGATAGATGAAGCTATAAACCACATAAAAAGTCTTGAGGAAAAGTTGAAGAAATTAAAGGTAAAGAAAGAGAGCTTATCAGCCAGAAAAAGGCCGTTTTCTGAATGCTCAGATTCTTATGAATCTGCGTCAGCCTCAAGAGCACCTCAACTGCAAATTAAAGAAATGGGTTCTGCTCTTGAGATAGTTTTGATAAGTGGGTTAGATAATCAGTTCATGTTCTATGAGATTATTCGCATTCTTCATCAAGAAGGTGTAGATATTGCTAGTGCTAGTTATTCAGTTGCTGGCAATTCAATTGTTTATATAGTGCACGCAGAG ATTAGAGAATCTAATTTCAGTTTTGGAGCAGCAAAAGTAACTGATAGACTTAACAGGTTTGTCAATGAATTGAGCAGCGAAATAGAAGTAGAACCAGAGTTATGGGACTTTAATGATCTTCAACCCGACACATGGGCATTCTAA